A genomic stretch from Arachis stenosperma cultivar V10309 chromosome 3, arast.V10309.gnm1.PFL2, whole genome shotgun sequence includes:
- the LOC130968464 gene encoding uncharacterized GPI-anchored protein At4g28100-like — protein MKKRLALVLLLCAVVPCYVISDASTATIPAFPEEENVEGCSLRLSDEHYQGIKNACGSSLDRSRCCPVLAAWLYSAYSSTALKHAAADAASSYSYDMPLLPDDSETCVAGLGKALKDRGIQLMQPNDTCDVVYCYCGIRLHPFTCPHQSFHTLQNLNLENHCLAPTAFPPLSSCSNCLHTLYSLKKKASSNSSKASENRTTKIHNKDCELMGLTWLLAKNTTAYIHTVSAVLRALMLSADGSDPQSCTLNSEGKPLAVDSSEMSDTSSSAILQAPTLLSLLLVYLITLLGMQHVIVILLYT, from the exons ATGAAGAAGAGACTTGCCCTTGTGTTGTTGCTGTGCGCTGTGGTTCCATGCTATGTGATAAGCGATGCATCAACAGCAACAATACCCGCATTCCCCGAAGAGGAAAACGTTGAGGGGTGCTCTCTGAGGCTCTCCGACGAGCACTACCAAGGGATCAAGAATGCCTGTGGATCCAGCCTGGACCGCAGCAGGTGCTGCCCCGTGTTGGCTGCCTGGCTCTACTCTGCCTACTCCTCAACGGCACTGAAGCATGCTGCTGCTGATGCTGCTTCATCATATTCATATGACATGCCCTTGTTGCCGGATGACTCGGAAACGTGCGTTGCTGGTTTAGGTAAGGCCCTCAAAGACAGGGGAATCCAGCTGATGCAACCCAACGACACCTGCGATGTTGTCTACTGCTACTGCGGGATCAGGCTGCACCCCTTCACCTGCCCTCATCAAAGTTTTCACACCCTCCAAAACTTGAACTTGGAGAATCATTGTCTCGCTCCAACTGCTTTCCCGCCTCTTTCTTCATGCTCCAACTGCTTGCATACCCTCTACTCT CTTAAAAAGAAGGCTTCTTCAAATTCAAGCAAAGCATCAGAGAACAGGACCACCAAGATCCACAACAAAGATTGTGAGCTCATGGGGTTGACATGGCTTCTGGCCAAGAACACGACAGCATACATTCACACAGTTTCCGCGGTTCTTCGGGCTTTGATGCTCAGTGCTGACGGATCGGACCCTCAATCCTGCACTCTGAACAGCGAAGGAAAGCCTCTCGCCGTGGATTCTTCCGAGATGTCTGATACTTCCTCATCAGCCATCCTGCAAGCCCCAACCCTCCTTTCTTTgttacttgtttatttgataACGCTACTTGGTATGCAGCATGTCATTGTCATTTTATTATACACCtaa